A genomic window from Vitis riparia cultivar Riparia Gloire de Montpellier isolate 1030 chromosome 16, EGFV_Vit.rip_1.0, whole genome shotgun sequence includes:
- the LOC117932925 gene encoding receptor-like protein 14 has translation MEGLWNRSWIWALMILIQIHGYKCCLEKERMGLLEFKRFLRSNNEDADRLLPSWVDDEESDCCYWERVVCNSTTGTVTQLSLNNIRQIEFYHRVYGLAPPEKTWFLNVSLFHPFEELESLDLSENWFADSLEDQALKS, from the exons ATGGAGGGCTTGTGGAATAGGAGCTGGATATGGGCTTTGATGATTTTGATTCAAATCCATGGATATAAGTGTTGTCTTGAAAAGGAGAGGATGGGTCTCTTGGAATTCAAGCGGTTCCTGAGATCAAATAATGAAGACGCAGATCGGCTTCTTCCTTCATGGGTTGATGATGAGGAGAGTGATTGCTGTTATTGGGAGCGAGTCGTTTGCAACTCTACAACCGGCACTGTAACCCAGCTCTCCCTCAACAACATACGGCAAATTGAATTTTATCATCGTGTTTATGGTCTGGCGCCGCCGGAGAAAACATGGTTTTTGAATGTTTCATTGTTCCATCCATTTGAAGAATTGGAGAGCCTGGACCTATCTGAAAATTGGTTTGCTGATTCCCTTGAGGATCAA GCTTTGAAAAGTTGA
- the LOC117934274 gene encoding putative disease resistance RPP13-like protein 1, producing the protein MEDILDEFAYEALRRKVMAEADGEGSTTKVRKFIPTCCTSFTPIEAMRNVKMGSKIKEMATRLEAIYAQKAELGLDKVATITQSTWERPLTTSLVYEPWVYGRDADKTIIIDMLLRDEPIETNVSVVSIVAMGGMGKTTLARLVYDHAETAKHFDLKAWVCVSDQFDAVRITKTILNSVASQSSIDSQDFNQIQDKLREALKGKKFLLVLDDMWNDNYGDWCCLQSPFLSGS; encoded by the coding sequence ATGGAGGACATCTTGGACGAGTTTGCCTACGAAGCTTTAAGAAGAAAGGTGATGGCGGAAGCTGATGGTGAAGGCAGCACAACCAAGGTACGCAAGTTCATCCCTACCTGTTGTACTAGTTTCACTCCAATTGAGGCTATGCGTAATGTTAAGATGGGGTCCAAGATTAAGGAGATGGCTACCCGATTGGAAGCTATTTATGCCCAAAAGGCTGAGCTTGGTTTGGACAAGGTGGCTACTATAACCCAGTCTACTTGGGAAAGGCCACTCACTACATCTCTGGTATACGAACCTTGGGTTTATGGCAGGGATGCTGATAAAACGATTATAATCGATATGCTGCTTAGGGATGAGCCCATTGAAACCAATGTTTCTGTAGTTTCCATCGTGGCCATGGGTGGTATGGGCAAGACCACACTAGCAAGGTTGGTGTACGATCATGCTGAGACAGCCAAGCATTTCGATCTAAAGGCCTGGGTTTGTGTATCAGATCAGTTTGATGCAGTGAGAATAACCAAGACAATTCTCAACTCCGTCGCTTCTCAGAGCAGTATCGATTCACAAGACTTCAATCAAATTCAAGACAAATTGAGGGAGGcattgaagggaaaaaaattcctGCTGGTTCTAGATGATATGTGGAATGACAACTATGGTGATTGGTGTTGCTTGCAGTCTCCCTTTTTGTCGGGTTCATGA
- the LOC117934273 gene encoding putative disease resistance protein At3g14460 — protein MMEGDKNLHELQNLSDDECWSVFKKHAFGNSSIDEHSNLALIGKEIAKKCGGLPLAATALGGLLRHEQREDKWNVILTSKIWDLPSDKCGILPALRLSYNHLPSPLKRCFSYCAIFSKDYEFDKRELIRLWMSESLIQRSECYGQQIEIEDLGDDYFQELLSRSFFQPSSSNKSQFVMHDLVNDLAKFVGGEICFSLEKNLEGNQQQTISKKARHSSFIRGRYDVFKKFEAFYGMEYLRTFIALPIDVSRSYNWLSNKVLEELMPKLRRLRVLSLGGYWISEIPSSVGDLKHLRYLNLSKTEVKQLPDSLGNLHNLETLILSNCQKLIRLPLSIENLNNLRHLDVTNTNVKEMPPQICKLKSLQVLSNFIVGKDNGLNIKELRNMSHLQGGLCISNLENVANVQDGRVASLNKKEKLEELTIVWSARLDDSHNARNQMDVLNSLQPHFNLNKLKIKNYGGPEFPRWIGDVSFSKMVNVYLVNCRNCTSLPCLGWLPMLKHVRIEGLKEVKIVGREFYGETCLPNKPFPSLEFLSFSGMSQWEDWESPTLSEPYPCLLHLKIVNCPKLIKKLPTYLPSLVHLSIWRCPQLVSPVERLPSLSELSVQHCNEAVLRSGIDLPSLTDLKIDGMEGLIRLHERCMQLLSGLQVLDIFGCDELTCLWENGFDGIQQLQTSSCLELVSLGEKEKHELPSKLQSLKIRRCNNLEKLPNGLHRLTCLGELKINNCPKLVSFPELGFPPMLRRLVIDSCEGLRCLPDWMTVMKDGSNNGSDVCFLEYLEIDTCPSLIGFPKGELPTTLKELKIWRCEKLESLPGGIMHHDSNTTTATSGGLHVLDIWKCPSFTFFPTGKFPSTLKKLEIWDCAQLESISEEMFHSSNSSLEYLSIKSYLCLKIVSDCLYKLRELKINNCENVELQPYHLQNLTALTSLSISNCENIKTPLSRWGLATLTSLKKLTIGGIFPQVASFSAGQRLPLLPTTLTFLSIQDFQSLKSLSSLALQTLTSLEELGIQCCPKLQSFCPREGLPDTLSRLYIKDYPLLKQMCSKGKGQDWPNIAHIPFVRIDDKNVFEQ, from the coding sequence ATGATGGAAGGAGATAAGAACTTGCACGAGCTACAAAATTTATCAGATGATGAGTGTTGGTCGGTGTTCAAGAAACATGCATTTGGAAACAGCAGCATTGATGAGCATTCAAATTTGGCATTGATCGGCAAGGAAATTGCAAAAAAGTGTGGAGGCTTGCCTTTGGCAGCAACAGCACTCGGTGGTCTTTTGCGCCATGAACAGAGGGAAGATAAGTGGAATGTTATTTTGACTAGCAAAATATGGGATTTACCGAGTGATAAATGCGGCATTCTTCCTGCATTGAGATTAAGTTATAATCACCTCCCTTCTCCTCTCAAGAGATGTTTCAGTTATTGtgcaatattttcaaaagactATGAATTTGATAAGAGAGAACTGATTCGCTTATGGATGTCAGAGAGTCTAATTCAACGATCAGAATGTTATGGGCAACAAATCGAAATTGAAGATTTAGGCGATGACTACTTCCAGGAATTGTTGTCTAGATCATTTTTTCAACCATCAAGTAGCAATAAATCCCAATTCGTAATGCATGATCTCGTTAACGATTTAGCAAAATTTGTTGGTGGagaaatatgtttttctttggAAAAGAATTTGGAAGGTAATCAACAGCAAACTATTTCTAAAAAGGCTCGTCATTCATCATTCATTCGTGGCCGATACGATGTCTTCAAAAAGTTTGAAGCCTTTTATGGAATGGAGTATTTGCGTACATTTATTGCATTACCAATTGATGTATCAAGGTCTTATAATTGGTTAAGCAACAAGGTACTTGAGGAATTGATGCCCAAGCTAAGACGCCTAAGGGTGCTTTCATTGGGTGGTTATTGGATAAGTGAGATACCAAGTTCAGTTGGTGATTTGAAACATCTTAGGTATCTTAATTTATCCAAAACAGAAGTCAAACAATTACCTGATTCACTAGGTAACCTCCATAACTTAGAGacattaatattatcaaattgtcAGAAGCTTATTAGGTTGCCTTTGAGCATTGAGAACCTAAATAATCTTCGACACCTTGATGTGACTAATACAAATGTAAAAGAAATGCCTCCACAAATTTGCAAATTAAAAAGCTTGCAAGTATTGTCTAATTTTATCGTGGGTAAAGACAATGGTTTGAACATAAAGGAGTTAAGGAATATGTCCCATCTTCAAGGGGGACTTTGCATTTCAAACTTGGAAAATGTAGCAAATGTTCAAGATGGAAGGGTTGCTAGTCTAAACAAGAAGGAGAAGCTTGAAGAATTGACGATAGTATGGAGCGCTAGGTTggatgattcacacaatgcacgGAATCAAATGGATGTACTCAACTCTTTACAACCACACTTCAATTTGaacaaactgaaaattaagAATTATGGTGGTCCAGAATTTCCCCGTTGGATAGGAGATGTTTCATTCTCTAAGATGGTGAATGTATATCTAGTGAATTGCAGAAATTGCACATCTTTACCGTGTTTGGGGTGGTTACCCATGCTCAAACACGTAAGGATTGAAGGGTTGAAAGAAGTAAAAATTGTGGGTAGAGAGTTTTATGGAGAGACTTGTCTTCCCAATAAGCCTTTCCCATCCTTAGAGTTTCTATCTTTTTCGGGTATGTCACAATGGGAAGATTGGGAGAGTCCAACTTTATCAGAGCCATATCCTTGTCTCCTTCACCTTAAAATCGTAAATTGCCCCAAATTAATCAAGAAATTACCCACTTACCTACCTTCTCTTGTACACCTCTCCATTTGGCGATGCCCACAGTTGGTGTCTCCAGTTGAAAGGCTTCCATCTCTTTCTGAATTAAGCGTACAGCATTGCAATGAGGCGGTACTAAGAAGTGGAATTGATCTGCCGTCACTCACCGACTTAAAAATTGATGGAATGGAAGGGCTCATCCGATTACATGAAAGGTGTATGCAATTGTTGTCGGGGCTTCAAGTTTTAGACATATTTGGTTGTGATGAATTGACGTGTTTGTGGGAAAATGGATTTGATGGTATTCAGCAATTGCAAACTAGCAGTTGTCTCGAGCTTGTATCCttgggagaaaaggaaaagcacGAGCTGCCTAGCAAGCTTCAATCTTTGAAAATTAGGCGGTGTAATAACCTAGAGAAGCTTCCAAATGGACTGCATAGGCTAACATGTCTTGGAGAGTTGAAAATCAATAATTGTCCAAAGCTGGTGTCATTCCCAGAGTTGGGGTTCCCGCCCATGCTTAGACGTCTTGTTATTGATAGTTGTGAAGGTCTACGATGTCTACCTGATTGGATGACAGTGATGAAGGATGGTAGTAATAACGGTAGCGACGTGTGTTTCCTTGAATACTTGGAGATAGATACGTGTCCATCTCTCATTGGTTTTCCAAAAGGTGAGTTACCCACCACACTCAAGGAACTCAAGATATGGAGGTGTGAAAAGCTAGAGTCTCTACCGGGGGGAATAATGCACCATGATTCCAACACCACCACCGCCACCAGTGGTGGTCTTCATGTCTTGGACATTTGGAAATGTCCATCTTTCACATTTTTCCCCACAGGCAAGTTTCCCTCCACCCTTAAGAAACTTGAGATTTGGGATTGTGCACAATTGGAGTCAATTTCAGAGGAGATGTTTCACTCCAGTAACAGTTCACTTGAATATTTGAGTATCAAGTCGTATCTCTGTCTCAAAATTGTATCAGATTGCCTCTACAAACTCAGAGAACTGAAGATTAATAATTGTGAGAATGTGGAGCTTCAACCTTATCATCTGCAAAACCTCACTGCTCTTACATCACTTTCTATCTCTAATTGTGAGAATATCAAGACGCCTCTATCCCGATGGGGCCTTGCCACACTTACCTCTCTTAAAAAACTCACCATTGGTGGCATATTTCCACAAGTTGCCTCCTTTTCAGCTGGTCAAAGACTACCGCTTCTTCCTACAACCCTCACCTTTCTTTCCATTCAAGATTTCCAGAGTCTAAAATCTCTATCCTCTCTGGCTCTCCAAACCCTCACCTCACTTGAAGAGTTAGGGATCCAATGTTGCCCTAAGCTTCAGTCGTTTTGCCCAAGGGAAGGGCTGCCTGACACGCTTTCACGACTATATATCAAAGACTACCCACTGCTAAAACAAATGTGCTCGAAGGGGAAAGGGCAAGATTGGCCCAACATCGCCCACATTCCCTTTGTGCGAATAGATGATAAAAACGTCTTTGAGCAATAA